TTTCACCGATGACTTGAACTAAAAACAATTCGGCAACAAACTAGCCtacctgccttccccaccccttaACCAGCCTGCGTCTGCACTGCAGTCGCCCGCCCGCCCTTCCCATGGCTCGCCCTACAGCCGGTTCCAGTAGATATACTGCCCAGGCCCGGGGCTAGGGAGAGAGCCCTTCCAGTGTGTTCAGGCAGCCAGGTCCGGATGTGAACAGGGCACATCTGTGGCCCACGGCAACCGGGCGCCGGCGGCTTCAAGGGGAGACTTCGGGACCTGGACAGGGCTCCCCGTCGCACCAGAAGTCATTGGCTTGTGGGGTCTCTAGGACACACACTCCTTGGGGCGGGTCACAGGCCCAGCTGGGCCTCCTTGTCCCAGAAGGGCTCCACAACCCGCGATAGTGGCAGTCAGGGCCATtgtctgggtcatagggtggggCCCGAATGTCCAGGAAGGCAGCGGGCCCATCCACAGCATCGTGCATGTGCGGGTTGTCCCGGTGCGGGGTGAGGACGCAGGGGCAGTGGGCTTGTGCTCAGCCTGTGAGCGTCGCACACCAGTCCACATGGGGGCGACCCACTCTGAGGCCTGCAGCGGCAGCCCCAGCTGCTGCTCTGGCCCACCGCCCACCTCTGGCTTGTCTATACCACATTTTTCCTATCCATTCATGTATCTGTGGGTATTTAGGTGAGGCAACCACTATTCTAACTTGTGCCACCATGAACTAGTTTTGTTCGCTCTTGAACTTCATACATAGTCCTGTCAGATTACATGtcacagtaatttttttctttttctttaaaaaaaatttttttttaacgtttatttatttttgagacagagagagacagagcatgaacgggggaggggcagagagagagggagacacagaatctgaaacaggctccaggctctgagcggtcagcacagagcccgacgcggggcttgaactcacggaccgtgagatcatgacctgagctgaagtcagccgctcaaccgactgagccacccaggcgccccgatttttttctttttaaatacagtagATATCCAGTTGCACAGTATTATAactcactcatccattcatctcCTGATGGGCATTTGTTGTTTCACATTCCGGGGGCTCTTATGAATCAAGCTATCATGAACATTCTTGAATACATCCTTCAGCGGGAATAGGCAGCTGTGCCCATGTTTAGGATGGACCATGAGCAAAAAGAGGCTTTACCTGGGAAGGGGCATTAGGAAGAGTTTTTATCCTGAAACCCACAAATTCTTGAAATGGTTGATGAGCATGAAGAAACGTCAGGACTTCCTACTGTCAGCATGAAGCTGCACATGGGCCTCGATCtcgcaaaccttgagatcgtgatctgagccgaaatcaagagtcgaatgcccaatcaacagagccacccaggctcccctgaatttCTTCATGTTCTCTGTTTGCTGCCAGAGTGAGAACGAAAGAACAGCAAGCAGCCGTGGTCAGACGCTAAGGAGCGCTGGAGAGCTGAGCCTTGCTTCCTGGTAAAGGGCTTCTTTgggcttctctgggcttcagaggAAAAGAAGTGTTTATGTTAGATTCTGGGTCAGATTATCTTGGGTCTACCGCCTGCCTAGTGTTTCCTAATTTAAGACACTTCCCGTCAGCTGTTTTCCTCGTTTAGTTTTGACCAATCACCTCTCTCCTCTGTCACATCAGCAAAAGCAATGTCAAGAAATGCCAAAGACAACAAAGTAGGAATGTGTCATGGGCACACAAAGCTCTCTGTTTTCTCAAGTGCTGATGCTCGCTCTGATGGGAAGCCCTCTGAGACACAGCGGGGGAGGCTCTTCGCAAAGGTGGAGGAAGCGTGGGAAGATACATTTTTTACTCCTTATCACTCACacacccctccctgggcctcacctacctcccacctcccctcagcTCAGCTTGGACACTGACATTCACCGGTTGAACCCTGCCCCATCCCTGTCCAGACATGTAGCCCTTGAACAGCAGGCTCAGGTGGCCAGAAAGAAGCTGGCTGAGTTCaatcccaagtgtccatggagGCCCAGCCTCCTTTAAATCCTCACTGTTGAGAcctagttccttttcttttttttaatttttttaaatttatatttatttatttttgagagacagagagagacagagtgtgagtgggggaggggcagagagagagggagacacagaatcagaagcagcctccgggctctgagctgtcagcacagagcccgacgtggggcttgaacccacgaaccgtgagatcatgacccaagccgaagtcagctgcttaaccgactgagccacccgggcgccccgagacCTAGTTTCTAAAATTGGTCTTCTGCTTTCCTCCCTGTTCACCAATCCCCTTTGTTGCAGGGACTGAAGCCTAAACCCCAGTCTGCTTGGTTGAGGCAGTTGTGTCCTTCTCAGGCACCTTCCACCTGGGGTTAAAGCCAGACCCCTGTGCCTGCAGCTCTGTGCAGGCCCCTACCCTGTGAAAAGAGATCATCTGGACCCACCGTGCTTGCCACCCTGTTCCAAGTCTTGTTATACACAAACCCTGGGCTCCTGCTGCTGTCCTACTAACAGCAGGGGCCCTTTCTGGACAGTGGCCCCTGTCTGACTACTGATATGTGCCAAGCACATCGGGACACTATTATTCGGTAAGCTTACTTTTCACTTCAGGGCCCAGACTTAAAACAGAGCAGGCTGAACCTTGCTATTCTGTTGAACAACTAAAAGAGTTGAATCATTTCCCACATTAGTCACATAGCTCCTCACTGAATCCTATATGGAGTGGGTTATTTTGATCATCAGAATCTTGACTTTGGAGTTCACAgagaacccaggaactgtgactTTAACCCCAAGATGCCAACTTTTCTAAACTGCTGTACCTCAATGTGTGAAGTCTCTCTGGGTCAGCCTGGAGAGGAAGTTATACAGATGATAACGGCaataggagaaagaaatgagttCTTAAGTCCAGGGAGATGGTGGGACAGGACTAGTTAGTGGAGTCTGGTGCTGTCTGGCATGTAATAAtagttttctctgtctctatgtctcttaccatatatatatatgattctcATCAAAAAAAGTccaatgtatttataatttaattggcAATTGAAGATATTACTGACTAGAGAACTACCAGTTTGTCAAGACATTAATGAAAACTGAAACatctccttaaaattaaaaaaaaaaaactttatttgttGAAATGTAATATTCCTATACAATAAAGTATATAAATCTTTAGGGTCAGCttgatgtacttttttttaattaaaaaaattttttttaatgtttacttatttttgagagagacagagacagactgcaagtgggttaggggcagagagtgagggagacacagaatccgaagccggctccaggctctgagctgtcagcacagagcccgacgcggggctcgaactcacaagccgtgagatcatgacctgagccgaagttggatgctcaaccgactgagccacccaggcgccccccccttttttaaaatttttttaatgtttatttatttttgagaggaagagagagacagagcatgagcaggggaggggcagagagaaggggagacacagaatctgaagcaggttccaggctcagagctgtcagcacaaagcctgacatggggctcaaactcacgaaccgcgagatcatgacctgagccaaagtcagacacaactgactgagccacccaggcgcccctggcttgaTGTACGTTTAAAAGTgaaatgcggggcgcctgggtggcacagtcggttaagcgtccgacttcagccaggtcacgatctcacggtccgtgagttcgaggcccgcgtcaggctctgggctgatggctcggagcctggagcctgtttccgattctgtgtctccctctctctgcccctcccccgttcatgctctgtctctctctgtcccaaaaataaaataaaaaacgttgaaaaaaaaattttaataaaagtgaaatgCACCTGCATAATCACCTGTCAGGTCAAGTTATAGACCATTTCCTAATCAGTATccactattctgacttctattACCAAATatcagttttgtctgttttgaaaTTTATGTAGAGTTCTAGAATATATATTCTCCTGTGTCTGACAGTTTCTTCTTAACTTCCTATCCATAGGAATCATCCATGTTTTGTGTAGCAGTTTATTCCTTAccgatttcttttctttttaaggtttagttatttttcaaagagagagagagagagagagagagagagagagaatgcgtgggggaggggcagagagagggaggcagcgaacctgaatcaggctctgctctgtctgtgcaaagcctgacatggggcttgaacccatgaatcatgagatcatgacctgagccgaagtcagatgttcaactgactgagccaccgggcacccTTCCTTAtcaatttctatataatttttttatttctaaatacatcACACTATCATTTATCCTTGGAACTAAGCCAGGCGCCATAGGAGATATTAATATGTAAACAGATAAGTTAATTCACATGTCACTTTGCCGTATGGTCCTCTACCTGTGTGTTACGACATCTAGTCAGTCAGCAGAGTGGACCTGTGGCTTCTGCAGAGCAAGAACTTATCTATACACAGAAGTGAGCGTGAATACAAAGTTAACCAAACACGAGTTAAACCAAAATACATATATTCCTAGCTCATTTTCCTCTcgactaaataaaaaataaaaataaaaatgcaggcaCCCACTCCATTCCACCCGACACAGAAGGAAGTCTGATGGAAAGAATGCAAAGGAAGGGTTAGAAGATCATGTATTAGATTGGCAGCCAGACTGccattaatgtattttttgggttttttttttgccaccaaGGGTTGGTCTAACATCGCTGCTCTCTCATGATCCAGAGAAGAAACATCTGATAATGGAACAGCTATCAGAACATTACAAAAATTGTTGAGTACATGGTGCTGTCCTCAGACAGcgaagttttttattttccatcaaaGCTCTGGGGGAACCATGGGCTAGATTGCAATAAGGCAACGCCCACCCCAGACGTGGATCTtagcccctgccccacctcaggAGTAGATACTTGGTTCCCCTCCCCTCACTGCACTACTCTGCTGCTTATCCCAGCCTCCACCATCCCAACGTCAGGGTAACCCCTGCCCtagtgtggggggtgtgtgttCCACACTGAGAAAGTGCATCATGTCTGTGTAGCGACGGATCAGTGGACTGGGGCTGGGGTGAGACCCGTGGGTCACCTGTCCCAAGTCCTTACCGGACTGCATCCTCCCCCACGGCCAGAGGCCAGCCTGCGATACACTTACCCAATTTTCTTGAGATGCTGCAGCAAATGACAATGATGACTGGGCTGATGACAATCACTCCTAGGATGATGCATGCAATTGATGGCATGGGTAAAGACTGGTCAGCATCTGGGACCTTTTTTGGTggtactaaaacaaacaaaaagcgaAAGCCCTGTCAAACCTGAAAAAACACCTTCCTGGTGCTTGCCAGGTGGGgcggggatgggtgaaatagataaaggggattaagggcCCGCTTACTCCGACGAGCaccgagtaatgtatagaattgttgaatcattacgTTGTACATCTGTACAATACTATACAGTGTATACGAATTGcatttcagtaaaaaataaaataccttcctGAGCACCTTGTCACCCCCCAATTTGTTGATTCATTATGTGGCAGCCAGTCTATCAGGTGGTGGGGTCTAAAGATGAACAGGGGGTTGTGCCCTGTCCTCACGGAGCGCATATTTCTACTGAGGGAGGCTGATGTCCATCTGGTTATCAGACCGTCTGACATGTTCTCTGTGGACAGATCTATTTGAGGTGATGGCATCGGGGGTGCTTAGTTCTGTGGGGGGAAGGGTTGGTGAAGGCTTCATTAGAAGTGACCTTTGCTCTGGGTCAAGAACAGgtaagacagagggagaagagaaggctcAAGCCCAGGGATGCACGTAGATTTGGGGCCCACCTAGCAGTCCGGGGTGACCGGATCATTGGTTAGCGGGAAGGGGGCCCCTGTGCAGAGGGAGGTGGCAGGGAATGGGGGATGGTGGAGGTCCTGTGGCAGTCACTGACTCTCCAGTCCACCAAGAGGCCAGTCAGTCGATGGATCCTTCCCATCTTTAATTGCACACACATGCCCTATCCACACAGGGAAGGCATTAGACCTTTAAAGAGATGTACTGCATCCTCCTCCCCCTGTTCAGTTACCTGGGGGCTCTGGCACTTTCTCCCAGTGTTCTAAGAATTCCCTAAGCCAGTGACGGCAGTCTCCCATTGAGATCCTCCTGAAATAGTCTGCCAGTCCCTTGTTCTCCCACTCCTCCTTGACACCTCTGGTTCCAGGACTCGTGACTGTCCAGGTCATGTTCATCGCGTCAAAGAGGAGGGCTGGCTGCCCGTTGATGTTGAAGTGCCAGGACGCAGCGGTGCCTCGTTCTGCTTCACACTGACAAGACAGCTGGATGTGCAGGGTGGGGGGACCTGCAATTCACGCCCAAAGTCATTGGCTTGGACTCTTAGCGCCGTCACCTCCCAGTAGGTCCACCGTGTCTCTTAGGCGGGACCAACGTTCAGTTCTTGTCCCagagccccttccctgcctgtgctggctcctccctctctcgctgactatctccacctccccacccccttctcctacTCACCCCTGGTCACGCTGTTCTCCAGTTTGATGTCAGACACGATCATCCTGAGCTCTTGCCCCACCTCTCCCAGCGTCTGGGTCAATTCTGTCCATGCGTTGGTGGCATTTACTTTCGCCCCCAGGAGACCCAAAGGTTTCATCTTGCTGCTGTCACTGTCATACTGAAAGACAGGCTTTTTGCCCACTGAGGCCTGCACTTCATACCAAGGGTGTCCGGGTCCAGACTGAGATTTGACGGTGAGGtcaaggcagagagagtgagtatCTGTGAGAGAAAAAGGGAGCCGAGGCCCCGACGCTCACTCAGAAGGTCCTTCTGCAGAGGGAGGGGTCTCCACTCCAGCTCCTCAACCTTCTGCGTCCTTAGTCCCCACCTTTTGCTGCCTGAGCTTTAGCAAAGTGCCTGGATGCCATAGACCCCTCGGACACACAGACCGTCACCCGGAGGACACGTCTGGCAGGTATTTTTAGTGACTTCTGCCAAGGTCTCAGGTCAGAAAAGTACAAGGCAGTGTCTGCCCTCCTGGGACTTGAAATCTAGCCGAACAGACAGGACTTTGAACCGAAAAGACACCACACGACACACGGCTAATTCAGGATGGTTCCTGGGCAACCAggaaaggcttcttggaggagaaGGTGGGACTTGGCAGGTGAGGGAGAGCTGCTTACCTGAAACGTGGGtgagtccccacccccaccccctgccccaggcagtCTCTGGGGAATCACATGGCCCAGGGTCTTCCAGGCTTCCATCAGCAGtagtatccaaaaaaaaaaaagaagacctgcCCTGAGAGATGCCAGTGGTGTCCTCCTGGAGCAGTTTTGGGAACAAAATCTGCAACCTACTCGGATGTGTCTACACACATTCACCCAAGGGCACTGTGCCGTCTTCACTTTGAGAAAACTGAAGGCTCTATTGAAATTGCAAAGTACGATGATACCAAAAGAGTATTTTGTAAGTAGTCACATGTTACtcataaaaacaaagatgtgacttaaagaaaacaaaattcagggtgcctcggtggctcagttaagtgtctgatgtaggctcaggtcatgatctcagttggtgagttggagccccacgtcaggctctgtgctgacagctcagagcctggaacctgcttcggattctgtgtctccctctctctctgcccctcccctgtttgcttgcttgctctttctctctcccgctgtctctcaaaaataaataaaacattaaaaaaatttaaaaaaccaaaatccaaaaacaaaattcactACGAATAAGCTCTCTGCCTCCTGTCCagagcaatgaaaacaaacaccttcaaaacccaaaacccaaagcCAAAAACAGCTATTCCGGTGTGAGCAGAATTGCCGGAGGTTATGTGCTCTCCTTTTCGCAACTCCCACCAAGTTCCTGTTCCAAATGCAGCCACTTCCTCTCTCCACTTCCGGCAACTTCTCAAGCACCAACTTTAtctctccatcccccacccactttctctccctgccctccaccagtTCCTCTCTCTAtcccacccacttcctctcttcatccccccactttctctctctgccccccccccaccagctcctctccacctcccacccacttcctctttctattccccacccacttcctctaTTCCCCACCCACGTCCTCTTTCTattccccacccacttcctctttctattccccacccacttcctctttctattccccacccacttcctcttcctgccctccACCAGCTCCTGTCTTCTTCTCACTCACTTCCTCTCCCTGGCCCCACCAGGCTTCACTTCTcacccacttcctctccccccccccaacttcctctcttcacctcccacctcttcctctccctgcaccccacaactcctctctccctcctgcccacttcctctccccgccccctacCAACTTCTCTTCACCTCCCGCCCACTTCCTTCTGCCTCCCACGAACAACTCCTGAactgccaccatcttcctctctccaccttccATTAACTTCTTCCCTTCACCAACTTTGTCTCCTAACCATCTACCAACTTCCTCTCCCCTCATCCTCCCTTCTTTGCCCTTgcccttcccatctcccccaccatCTTCCCATATTTCCTCACCTCCACTCTCCCACTCTTAACTGTTCAAACCCTTTCCTCTTAAGTGATTAAGATTGGCCCTCCTCAAGTGCTCCTCGATGTTAATCAAACTAGCTGAAGACGGCCCCTGGTCAATCACAAAAGATGGCTTATAATACAGTCCAACAATCCTGTTGCATCCAAGACCTAAAGAAAATCTAAgcgggacaccagggtggctcagtgagttgagttgactgcctgacttttgatttgggctcagggtAAGATCGCAGGGGTGTGGGATAGAGCCCTCTGTCggggagcctgattgagattctctcccctctctccttctctctctctgcccctcccccctgctctctttctctctctcaaaataaatgcataaataaaattaaaaaataaaataaatgaataaatttaaaaataaataaataaaatttaaaaataaattaattaaaaataaaacaaattaaaaaaataaataataaaattaaaaaaagaaaatccaagtaTTACTGACGTGATGTGCAGTCCCGGAACAAACcgtcaggaaagaattcttgagacttttttttcGGTGCAAAAGGCGTTTTTATTAAGGCATTGGACAGgatccatgggcagaaagagctgctctGGGATCGTGaagggtgactgattatatactttttagttggggcggaggaggggcagagataaaggaagtttccaaaggggcTTCATAATTTAAAGAAGACTAATAGGACCTTGGAGGTCTGGCTAATACTGAGCTACGTTTGCTTTCtgcctctagcaaagcattaacagtAAGGCAGTTGTCAGTTCCCCGAGGAGGAATGTCCTACTCTCCGCCTGTCTCcaatatttgtcaatgggctgcaggctgCAAGGACACTTAATGTgatctacatttcttttgcctttgttcttctCATCAGTTAGGAGTAGCTGCTGTGCACCTGCCTGCTGCAAACTCCTCCAAGGGCCTGAGGAGCAAGGTCAAAGAAGTAGGTCTTTGATTATCAACCCTTTCATTATCAGCCTGcagtccccttccccccaccccgttGAGGACTCAAGGTTGATGACTTCTGACTCAACCCTGGGGAAGACCCTGGGAAGAACCCCggcccagctccctcccccttctcactcCCCTCCTGGAGTGGCAGCGGCCAGAAGTCCCCTGGGCAGGGATCTGTGGCCGTCCTGCCCCACCCCGACCAGGCTGCACCTTCCGTCCTGGTCTCTTTGGAATCATAATGGCCCTGAGTCCTTATTGTCCTCAGTCCTTATTGTCCTTATTGTACAATCAGAATGTAAGTACAATCTCTCCAGGCCCAGGTACTTCCTCTAACCCTCCAGTCATGCTTTTCCAATTTAGAGACCTCCGAGAACAGGGCTCTATACCCTATGAAACCGAAATACCTGGAGAGGAGGCTTCTAGTCTTCCTGATACTTTGGGGCTTAGCCTAAGGTCAAAGTTCAGGCCGTAATTCGTTGGCCTCTGAGAACAGAGCAATTTACTAGACAAACGGCTTCATTTCTAATTCTTGTAGTATTTGATGAGTAAAATGCTTCCAGGGGAAATGACAAGGAGCATTTCCTACGTGTATATTGTGTACATTTCTGTGTCTCAGGAGGCTAGGGCTTTTTATAAAAACACTGACAAATCTGGGGCAGTTTGATTTCCTACAGGTTCATATATAATTAGGTAATTGCTGGTCTTTCCAAGTGGGACCAGTCCGCTCTGGTGAACTTGGGATGTcacacacagagggacagagccaCAGCATGCATGGCAATATTTAAATGTCTTGTGGTACCAGCTTGGACATGTGGGTCATGAAAGAGAAACATGGTTTGAAAAACATGGAGCTGAGCCTGGTCCaaggggaaattattttattttattttattttattaaaaaaatttttttaatgtttatttatttttcagacagaccaagacagggcatgagcagggaggggcagagagagacagggagacacagcattggaagctctgagctgtcagcacagagcctgacgtggggctcgaactcacgaaccgccagatcatgacccgagctgaagttggacgcttaaccaaatgagccacccactTGCCCCTaaggggaaattattttaatcatgAAATAATTCTCTTTGCACCTCTCCTCACCGCCTAAAGGGATGTGTATTAGTCTTCTGTTGCCGTGTGACAGATTACCGCCGACTCATCTGCCTCAATGACAGTCATTAGCTCACGGATCTGTAGGTCAAAAGTCTGGTGTGATGTGGTTGGATTTTCTGCCCACGGTCCCACAAGGCTGTGATTAAGGTGTTGGCCAGGTACCAAGGGATTCTTACAAAGAAAAGAGTTGAATAGGAGACGCTTACGAATTTCGACGCTCCAAGAAACCGAATGTGTTGGCTTTCTTCATAGATCCATGTGAACGTATTCAGTGGGCATCTGGAGTTCGAGAAGCTCCCAGTCCAGGTCAGCCCCCATCAGAAACTCCTACTGTGGAAAAAGTACGGTTCAGTAGGGACACACAGCCTACTCACAGGGGTCTCTTTGTTCTTGTCCAGGCCAATAACGCAAGTGGGAGACACGTCACTGCAGGGGCCTGAAGGGTATCTTGGTGGAAAGATCCAGTGGCATCCAAAGGGGTTAGTTTTCTCACAGGCGTTCCCCTGGAAGAGCTTAGCGTAGCCAGATCTGGCTGCTGATTTGATGTGCACTTGACAAGTCTTTGccctttgatttcttcatctgtgtagTGGGATCATAGGAAGGATGGACTCTTCTCATTGCAGAGGAAACTCAAAGTCAACACCACGTCCAAACTTGGTCACAGACTCTCACACTTCCCTTCTGTTCTTCTCAGGGCCCATTCATCTTTCCTAAATATCATGTACCCACTCTCCCCTGCAAGACCTACATCCACGCccccctttctctatttttttttaattaaaaattttttttaatgtttatttttgagagacagagagagcatgaatgggggaggggcagagagggagagagggagacacagaatccaaagcaggctccaggctccaggctgtcagcacagagcctgatgcagggctcgaactcatgaattgtgggatcatgacctgagccgaagttggagctgattgagccacccagacgccaacCCCTTTCCCTattaagatggtatttaaggCAATTCTAAACTGCCTTGGGAGTTACTCTTTTTCCCTGGGCCTCTCCCATGTGTACACAAGGTATACATATTAATaaacttatatttctttttctcttgttaatctgtcttcttACTGGAGTCTGGGCCAAGAACTTAGAAGGGTAgggagaaaactatttttttctctcctatcatactaatattttaaaaaaatcatccttttCCAAGCTGAGGGTTTATCTGGCTTATGCTGTGGTGGCACGAGAATATGACCCTCGGGTCTTCGCCTACAGGTGCTCACTTGGTCACAGGCCCCAGGCCGTGCTCTGAGGTCCATTGCTATGGATGTGTCAAGGCTGGTCCCAGGCAGTGACTGAGCCTGAAGGGATACTAAGGCAGGTCCTTCCTGGGGGACATGGGACTCCTctcttttacttttatgtaaggacttttttacctttttacttttacttaaagACTTCCCTGAGGCCTTGTGGTACTTTCCCTTGACTGGATAGCAGTCAGGATACCGCCACCCAAACTCCcgcccctctctccttcacttggGGTCTGAACCGCAGCCTCCCCAGGGTGCTGCTGCCTCTTTTCTCACAGGGGCTTCCCCCATCGAAATGCCTGCACATTAATCCCGTCTTGGtttctgcttctcagaggacCCAAGTCAGATGGATTTGACGGCtgaaattctgtttcattgtATCTCGTGTTCTGGTAACAACTAACATTCCACATTTCCTCTAATACTTCAAAAGCGAGAAGCTGTGTGGCTTCGTGATTTGGGCCCTTCAAATTCTTCGGTCAATTCAGctcattgagttttttttttgtttgtttttttcattctagAGAAGTAGTTTGGGCAACGATGTAAAATACACGTTTTGTTCAGTCGGAGCTCCCTAAAATAGAAATTGCATCCAAATGTTATTCATTTGccaaatcttgaaaatatttcacatcTTTAGGGCAATTCTGATTCTTTGTTTCAGTTGGCACAGTGATCCGGAAAGAGGTAGAAAGCACCAGTTCTGATCTGAAAGGCGTAGGGAGGTAAAACTATCAATAAGACGAGGTTAAAGCTTATTTTGTAAACACGTTCTTGAGTAAATTTCTTATTCCACACAGAGGATGGTCCTGAACTTCGTGTTTCTCGACAGCACCGCAAAGTCTTTGAAGTGGATGCTGTCTGTCCCCAAGCAGCTGAAAACTCctcataatcttaaaaaaaaaaaattttttttaacgttcatttatttttgagagaatgagagagacaga
The nucleotide sequence above comes from Panthera tigris isolate Pti1 chromosome B2, P.tigris_Pti1_mat1.1, whole genome shotgun sequence. Encoded proteins:
- the RAET1E gene encoding retinoic acid early transcript 1E, which encodes MTVIEADESARPTNYGLNFDLRLSPKVSGRLEASSPGPWRSLQQAGAQQLLLTDEKNKGKRNVDHIKCPCSLQPIDKYWRQAETSGPRLPFSLTDTHSLCLDLTVKSQSGPGHPWYEVQASVGKKPVFQYDSDSSKMKPLGLLGAKVNATNAWTELTQTLGEVGQELRMIVSDIKLENSVTRGPPTLHIQLSCQCEAERGTAASWHFNINGQPALLFDAMNMTWTVTSPGTRGVKEEWENKGLADYFRRISMGDCRHWLREFLEHWEKVPEPPVPPKKVPDADQSLPMPSIACIILGVIVISPVIIVICCSISRKLGGKAVPEATFVPHNLSTSVTAPGEGDTGPYWTQQNLSPETDQVSWVRITWP